One genomic segment of Occultella kanbiaonis includes these proteins:
- the recF gene encoding DNA replication/repair protein RecF (All proteins in this family for which functions are known are DNA-binding proteins that assist the filamentation of RecA onto DNA for the initiation of recombination or recombinational repair.): MHVSDLALTDFRSYTQVVVAFEPGITALVGPNGQGKTNLVESLGYLATFSSHRVASDAALVRRGAGRAVIQAKVVRSGRPATLELELVAGKANRARVNRSPLPRARDLLGRLRTVLFAPEDLALIKGDPDGRRRFLDELLVLLSPKLAGVRSDYERVIKQRNALLKSAGMSRRSGSGPDLRTLDVWDEKAATAGAQLIAARVTAVRNLRPHVESAYERVSSAQSAAEIGYRSSLEQAMSDGERPADTGVAAEESLTNADLVQARLLDAMSRLRSREIERGVSLVGPHRDDLELQLGGLPARGYASHGESWSLALALRLASYELLRADTDFESDGEPVLILDDVFAELDNRRRARLAELVAGAEQVLITSAVAEDVPDGLDGARYDVMDGAVTRVR; encoded by the coding sequence ATGCATGTCTCCGATCTCGCGCTGACCGACTTCCGGTCCTACACCCAGGTCGTCGTCGCCTTCGAACCAGGGATTACAGCCCTCGTCGGCCCGAACGGTCAGGGCAAGACCAATCTGGTGGAGTCACTCGGCTACCTGGCCACGTTCTCCTCGCACCGGGTGGCCTCCGATGCCGCGCTGGTGCGTCGTGGCGCCGGGCGCGCGGTGATCCAGGCGAAGGTCGTTCGCTCGGGGCGACCCGCAACGCTCGAGCTGGAGCTCGTGGCCGGGAAGGCGAACCGTGCCCGCGTCAATAGGTCCCCGCTGCCCCGCGCACGGGACCTGCTCGGCCGGCTCCGAACCGTGTTGTTCGCCCCCGAGGACCTGGCCCTGATCAAGGGTGACCCGGACGGGCGGCGCCGGTTCCTCGACGAGCTGCTGGTGCTGCTCAGCCCGAAGCTCGCGGGCGTGCGCTCCGACTACGAACGCGTGATCAAGCAGCGCAACGCCCTGCTGAAGTCGGCCGGGATGAGCCGCCGGTCGGGTTCCGGGCCCGACCTGCGCACCCTGGACGTCTGGGACGAGAAGGCTGCCACCGCGGGCGCCCAGCTCATCGCCGCGCGCGTCACGGCCGTCCGTAACCTGCGCCCGCACGTCGAGAGCGCCTACGAGCGGGTCAGTTCCGCACAGAGCGCTGCCGAGATCGGGTACCGGTCGAGCCTTGAGCAGGCCATGTCCGACGGCGAGCGGCCCGCGGATACGGGGGTGGCAGCCGAGGAGTCGCTCACCAATGCGGACCTGGTCCAGGCGCGGTTGCTGGATGCGATGTCGCGGCTGAGGTCGCGGGAGATCGAACGCGGGGTGTCGCTGGTCGGACCGCACCGTGACGACCTGGAGCTGCAGCTGGGTGGTCTTCCGGCCCGCGGCTACGCCAGCCATGGTGAGTCCTGGTCGCTCGCGCTGGCGCTGCGGCTGGCGTCCTACGAACTCCTCCGCGCCGACACCGACTTCGAGAGCGACGGCGAGCCCGTGCTGATCCTGGACGACGTCTTCGCGGAGCTGGACAACCGCCGTCGGGCTCGCCTGGCCGAGCTCGTCGCAGGCGCGGAACAGGTGCTGATCACCTCCGCCGTCGCCGAGGACGTTCCGGACGGCCTCGACGGCGCACGGTACGACGTGATGGACGGTGCGGTCACCCGTGTCCGCTGA
- the dnaA gene encoding chromosomal replication initiator protein DnaA: MSESPVDAAALGPAWTRAIEILTDRGELSGPHLGFIRLTKPLGVIDDTILLAVSNDFAKEFIETRARESITAALSAALTHNVKVAVTVDPSLEETLTIDEPPRRAEPVQDREQRPAPRQAPRPVPQPDHYATGVDPNARLNPNYSFDTFVIGSSNRFAHAAATAVAEAPAKAYNPLFIYGQSGLGKTHLLHAIGHYAKSLYPGIRVRYVNSEEFTNDFINSIRDDKAEAFQRRYREVEVLLIDDIQFLQGKEQTMEEFFHTFNTLHNDNKQVVITSDLPPKLLNGFEDRMRSRFEWGLITDVQPPDLETRIAILRKKAGSESLQAPNDVLEYIASKISSNIRELEGALIRVTAFANLNRQSVDLSLAEMVLKDLITDNDGAEITPSSIMAQTATYFGVTIEALCSADRSRVLVNARQIAMYLCRELTDLSLPKIGQLFGGRDHTTVMHANRKIRQQMAERRSTFNQVTELTNRIKQQQRG, encoded by the coding sequence GTGTCCGAATCACCAGTCGATGCCGCGGCGCTCGGTCCTGCCTGGACCAGGGCCATCGAGATCCTCACCGACCGAGGCGAGCTGAGCGGACCGCACCTGGGGTTCATCCGGCTCACCAAGCCCCTCGGCGTCATCGACGACACAATCCTGCTCGCCGTCTCCAACGACTTCGCCAAGGAGTTCATCGAGACCCGAGCCCGCGAGTCGATCACGGCGGCTCTGTCGGCAGCCCTCACGCACAACGTCAAGGTCGCGGTCACGGTCGACCCGTCCCTCGAGGAGACCCTGACGATCGACGAACCTCCAAGGCGAGCCGAACCGGTCCAGGACCGCGAGCAACGACCTGCACCGAGGCAGGCGCCCAGGCCGGTACCGCAACCTGACCACTACGCGACCGGCGTCGACCCGAACGCCCGCCTGAACCCGAACTATTCGTTCGACACGTTCGTGATCGGATCCAGCAACCGATTCGCGCACGCCGCGGCGACCGCCGTCGCCGAGGCACCGGCCAAGGCCTACAACCCGCTCTTCATCTACGGACAGTCCGGGCTCGGCAAGACCCACCTGCTCCACGCGATCGGGCACTACGCGAAGAGTCTCTACCCGGGGATCCGGGTGCGGTACGTGAACTCCGAGGAGTTCACCAACGACTTCATCAACTCGATCCGTGATGACAAGGCCGAGGCGTTCCAACGGCGGTACCGCGAGGTCGAGGTGCTCCTCATCGATGACATCCAGTTCCTGCAGGGCAAGGAACAGACGATGGAGGAGTTCTTCCACACGTTCAACACCCTGCACAACGACAACAAGCAGGTCGTCATCACCTCAGACCTGCCACCGAAGCTCCTCAACGGCTTCGAGGACCGGATGCGATCGCGCTTCGAATGGGGCCTGATCACCGACGTGCAGCCGCCGGACCTCGAGACTCGCATCGCGATCCTGCGCAAGAAGGCCGGCAGCGAGAGCCTCCAGGCACCGAACGACGTCCTGGAGTACATCGCGTCGAAGATCTCCTCCAACATCCGTGAGCTCGAGGGCGCGCTCATCCGGGTCACGGCGTTCGCGAACCTCAACCGGCAGTCCGTCGACCTCTCGCTCGCCGAGATGGTCCTCAAGGATCTCATCACCGACAACGACGGGGCCGAGATCACGCCGTCGTCGATCATGGCGCAGACGGCCACCTATTTCGGTGTGACCATCGAGGCCCTCTGCAGCGCGGACCGTTCGCGGGTGCTCGTGAACGCACGTCAGATCGCGATGTACCTGTGCCGGGAACTCACGGACCTCTCGCTGCCGAAGATCGGCCAGCTCTTCGGAGGTCGCGACCACACCACGGTGATGCACGCGAACCGCAAGATCCGTCAACAGATGGCCGAGCGTCGGTCCACCTTCAACCAGGTCACCGAGCTGACGAACCGGATCAAGCAGCAGCAACGAGGCTGA
- the dnaN gene encoding DNA polymerase III subunit beta, whose translation MKFRVERDVLAEAVTWTARTLPSRPSVPVLAGVLLEANSDGTLVLSTFDYEVSARSSVAAEVDEPGSALVSGRLLAEISRALPNKPVEVSVDGSKVVVVCGASRFTLLTMPVEDYPALPDLPDTTGSISGDAFAQAISQVTIAAGRDETLPLLTGVRVEIDGDKVTLLATDRYRLAMREVSWTPASPSVSRVALIRARTLSDVAKNLSNAGSIDVALVENGDIVGFEAGGRRTTSLLVDGEYPPVRRLFPEQTTTHTVTSTAELVEAAKRVALVAERNTPIRLSFSEGQVVLEAGQGDDAQASEVLESTLVGEDISTAFNPQYLLDGLGALDTPFVRLSFTHSSKPAVMTGQDSIDGADHAEEFRYLLMPIRFAS comes from the coding sequence GTGAAGTTCAGGGTTGAGCGAGATGTGCTGGCGGAAGCTGTGACCTGGACGGCACGAACGCTGCCCAGCCGTCCGTCGGTACCCGTGCTGGCTGGAGTCCTCCTCGAGGCCAACTCCGACGGCACTCTCGTGCTCTCGACCTTCGACTACGAGGTGTCCGCCCGCTCGAGCGTTGCAGCCGAGGTCGACGAGCCGGGTTCCGCCCTGGTCTCCGGACGCTTGCTCGCCGAGATCTCGCGGGCCCTGCCGAACAAGCCCGTCGAGGTCAGCGTCGACGGCTCGAAGGTCGTCGTGGTCTGCGGCGCATCCCGGTTCACCCTGCTGACGATGCCCGTCGAGGACTACCCCGCGCTCCCCGACCTCCCGGACACCACCGGCTCCATCTCCGGAGACGCATTCGCCCAGGCGATCTCCCAGGTGACCATCGCGGCCGGCCGCGACGAGACCCTGCCGCTCCTGACCGGGGTCCGTGTGGAGATCGATGGCGACAAGGTCACCCTCCTGGCCACGGACCGTTACCGGCTCGCCATGCGCGAGGTCTCCTGGACACCGGCGTCGCCGTCGGTCAGCCGGGTGGCCCTGATCCGGGCCCGGACACTCTCCGACGTCGCCAAGAACCTCAGCAACGCCGGCTCCATCGACGTCGCACTGGTGGAGAACGGCGACATCGTCGGCTTCGAGGCAGGCGGCCGCCGAACCACCTCGCTCCTGGTCGACGGTGAGTACCCGCCGGTCCGACGGCTGTTCCCGGAGCAGACCACCACGCACACCGTCACGAGCACGGCCGAGCTGGTCGAGGCCGCCAAGCGCGTCGCGCTGGTGGCCGAACGGAACACCCCGATCCGTCTCTCGTTCAGCGAGGGCCAGGTCGTCCTCGAGGCCGGCCAGGGCGACGACGCGCAGGCATCCGAGGTCCTCGAGTCCACGCTCGTGGGCGAGGACATCTCGACGGCGTTCAATCCGCAGTACCTGCTCGACGGCCTCGGCGCGCTGGACACCCCGTTCGTCCGGCTGTCGTTCACGCACTCCTCCAAGCCGGCGGTCATGACCGGCCAGGACAGCATCGACGGCGCAGACCACGCGGAGGAGTTCCGGTATCTGCTGATGCCGATTCGATTCGCGAGCTGA